One genomic window of Malaciobacter molluscorum LMG 25693 includes the following:
- a CDS encoding TIGR01212 family radical SAM protein (This family includes YhcC from E. coli K-12, an uncharacterized radical SAM protein.), whose protein sequence is MSDLKEVLTIGRYFRNKFGETVYKVPISISGFTCPNIDGTVARGGCSFCENDSFSPNLQEKKTKFKLNPKVKENPFLDNQLKQLDMQFNATKKRLQNKFGANKFLVYFQSFTNTYAPIETLKALYSKALTYDNVIGLSIGTRTDCVTDEILDYLVELSKDKEIWVEYGIQSFYDETLDEINRGDSSENMKYWIKRTKQKGLNVCGHLIYGLPGESQNMMLDTLDETIKLNVDSIKFHPLYVVKNTLLTAKYKNGKFTPISEDLYIDTVVKSVKKLPDNISIQRVTAGIDDSTLLSPQWCKNKHQQIYKIREALLKEGFLY, encoded by the coding sequence ATGAGTGATTTAAAAGAAGTATTAACAATAGGAAGATATTTTAGAAATAAATTTGGCGAAACAGTATATAAAGTTCCTATTTCAATATCTGGTTTTACTTGTCCTAATATAGATGGAACCGTTGCAAGAGGAGGATGCTCATTTTGTGAAAATGACTCTTTCTCTCCTAATTTACAAGAGAAAAAAACAAAATTTAAATTAAACCCAAAAGTAAAAGAAAATCCTTTTTTAGATAATCAATTAAAACAACTTGATATGCAATTTAATGCAACAAAAAAAAGATTACAAAATAAGTTTGGAGCTAATAAGTTTTTAGTCTATTTTCAATCTTTTACAAATACTTATGCCCCAATAGAGACATTAAAAGCACTCTATTCAAAAGCACTAACTTATGATAATGTAATAGGGTTATCAATTGGAACAAGAACCGATTGTGTAACAGATGAGATATTAGATTATTTAGTTGAATTATCTAAAGATAAAGAGATTTGGGTTGAATATGGAATTCAATCTTTTTATGATGAAACACTTGATGAAATAAATAGAGGTGATTCTAGTGAAAATATGAAATATTGGATAAAAAGAACAAAACAGAAGGGTTTAAATGTTTGTGGTCATCTGATTTATGGATTACCTGGTGAGTCACAAAATATGATGCTTGATACTTTAGATGAAACAATAAAATTAAATGTTGATTCAATAAAATTCCATCCATTATATGTGGTTAAAAATACTCTTTTAACTGCAAAATATAAAAATGGGAAATTTACTCCAATTAGTGAAGATTTATATATAGATACAGTTGTAAAGTCAGTAAAAAAACTTCCAGATAATATATCTATACAAAGAGTAACAGCTGGAATTGATGATAGTACACTTTTATCACCACAATGGTGTAAAAATAAACATCAACAAATATATAAAATTAGAGAAGCTTTATTAAAAGAGGGATTTTTATATTAA
- a CDS encoding LysR family transcriptional regulator, with protein sequence MLTDFAKIETFLTVVREKSFSKASSKLGISQPAVTQQMKYIEDYLDVQIVDRKKNGIRLTKEGQMLYSIAQKIERCVNNAEKELLKIMNKDVTFVFGASFIIGNYILPRFLNNLKENINNDVSINVSVSHKAIEDLLDKKIDIALVENYIPDDNIIYREWMEDEIVIFSNQPLPQKAKAKDLLSYRWVCRNPDSHTRLIFKDSLEKANYPDCDTFNVTSEVTSATTIVQTVLHSNKDDVPTVSIVSRNAIESLLKAGVLYESRIGTQKMVRKLYIAYRKDRKHDAFIENVVDYLLKIS encoded by the coding sequence ATGCTAACTGATTTTGCAAAAATCGAAACATTTTTAACCGTTGTAAGAGAAAAATCATTTTCAAAAGCTTCTTCAAAATTAGGAATCTCACAACCTGCTGTTACTCAACAAATGAAATATATTGAAGATTATTTAGATGTACAAATTGTAGATAGAAAAAAGAATGGGATTAGACTTACTAAAGAGGGTCAAATGCTTTATTCTATTGCACAAAAAATTGAAAGATGTGTTAATAATGCAGAAAAAGAGTTATTAAAAATTATGAATAAAGATGTTACTTTTGTTTTTGGTGCATCTTTTATTATTGGGAATTATATATTACCTAGATTTTTAAATAATCTAAAAGAAAATATTAATAACGATGTATCAATTAATGTCTCTGTGTCTCATAAAGCAATTGAAGATTTATTAGATAAAAAGATTGATATAGCATTAGTAGAGAACTATATTCCAGATGATAATATCATTTATAGAGAATGGATGGAAGATGAAATTGTAATATTTTCTAATCAACCTTTACCTCAAAAAGCAAAAGCAAAAGATTTATTATCTTATAGATGGGTTTGTAGAAATCCTGATTCTCATACAAGATTAATATTTAAAGATTCACTAGAAAAAGCAAATTATCCTGATTGTGATACATTTAATGTAACAAGTGAAGTTACAAGTGCTACAACTATTGTACAAACAGTTTTACATTCAAATAAAGATGATGTCCCAACTGTATCAATTGTGTCTAGAAATGCAATAGAATCACTACTTAAAGCGGGTGTTTTATATGAATCAAGAATAGGAACACAAAAAATGGTTAGAAAACTATATATTGCATATAGAAAAGATAGAAAACACGATGCATTTATAGAAAATGTAGTTGATTATCTTTTAAAAATAAGCTAA
- a CDS encoding ATP-dependent helicase: MSNNFLSSLNDSQKNAAQHIDGSLLILAGAGSGKTKTITTRLAYLISIGIDPASILTLTFTNKAATEMRDRAYSLIDPSMVNTPPLLCTFHKFGLLLLKFYMSELDRKNNFIIIDTDDKKRILKSIDKDLPLPLLTSEISKYKNSILSPTEAKAAAQLKLYQQIADVYEKYENYLQKNNLVDFDDLLLLPYKILCKNEKLANELSEKYKYIMVDEYQDTNELQYKLLRKLCSTHNNLCVVGDDDQSIYGWRGATIRNILNFTEHFENTKVVKLEENYRSTTTILNHANQLIEHNRDRLGKTLIGTRVDGNSVKVYESSDENEETRKIVEDVKKLLLSGEKASDIAILFRVNALSRSLEEGFNKAGLSYKLVGGMKFYERAEIKDLIAYFRILTNNNDNFSLKRIINKPKRGIGKTTIDKLDAKSIETKKPIFQLLEELEPDELSQVVGKKNSRTLKVFMASVMDLKETLEESKMRFLDSFEDTFDYRSSYDNAPDGFDRQANIDEFYGYIRDYFIQHPHLGLEDFLNEIALESENSEFSDDMVSMMSIHASKGLEYKHLFIIGLEEGFFPIIGDGSDIEEERRLGYVAITRAMDNLTMSFVHSRFYKGKRASLSKSRFLSESGLIKGSLTIEKNSTYKKGDLVKHKIFGMGRVQKAVKAGKDYKLTINFSGQRRDILSSFIEKM; this comes from the coding sequence ATGTCAAATAATTTTTTATCATCATTAAACGATTCACAAAAAAATGCAGCCCAACACATTGATGGCTCGCTACTTATTTTAGCTGGTGCAGGTTCTGGAAAAACAAAAACTATTACCACAAGATTGGCATATTTAATATCTATTGGAATAGATCCTGCTTCTATTTTAACTCTAACTTTTACAAATAAAGCAGCAACAGAAATGAGAGATAGAGCTTACTCTTTAATTGATCCTTCAATGGTAAATACTCCTCCTTTACTTTGTACATTTCATAAGTTTGGATTGTTGCTATTGAAATTTTATATGAGTGAACTAGATAGAAAAAATAATTTTATTATTATTGACACAGATGATAAAAAAAGAATTTTAAAATCAATTGATAAAGATTTGCCTTTGCCTTTATTAACAAGCGAAATATCAAAATATAAGAATTCTATTTTAAGTCCTACTGAAGCAAAAGCTGCTGCACAATTAAAGTTATATCAGCAAATTGCAGATGTATATGAAAAATATGAAAATTATTTACAAAAAAATAACTTAGTTGATTTTGATGATTTATTATTATTGCCTTATAAAATTTTATGTAAAAATGAAAAATTAGCTAATGAATTAAGTGAAAAATATAAATATATTATGGTTGATGAGTATCAAGATACAAATGAATTACAATATAAATTATTAAGAAAACTTTGTTCTACTCATAATAATTTATGTGTTGTTGGTGATGATGACCAATCTATTTATGGTTGGCGTGGTGCAACTATTAGAAATATTTTAAATTTTACAGAACATTTTGAAAATACAAAAGTTGTAAAACTAGAAGAAAATTATAGATCTACAACTACTATTTTAAATCATGCAAATCAATTAATTGAACATAATAGAGATAGACTTGGGAAAACATTAATTGGTACAAGAGTTGATGGAAATAGTGTAAAAGTTTATGAGTCATCTGATGAAAATGAAGAGACAAGAAAAATTGTAGAAGATGTAAAAAAACTTTTATTAAGTGGAGAAAAAGCTAGTGATATTGCAATACTTTTTAGAGTTAATGCTTTATCTAGATCTTTAGAAGAGGGGTTTAATAAAGCTGGACTTTCATATAAATTAGTTGGTGGCATGAAGTTTTATGAAAGAGCAGAGATTAAAGATTTAATTGCTTATTTTAGAATATTAACAAATAATAATGATAATTTTTCATTAAAAAGAATAATTAATAAACCTAAAAGAGGAATTGGGAAAACTACAATTGATAAACTTGATGCAAAATCAATTGAAACAAAAAAACCAATATTTCAATTATTAGAAGAATTAGAACCTGATGAGTTATCGCAAGTAGTTGGAAAGAAGAACTCTAGGACATTAAAAGTATTTATGGCATCTGTTATGGATTTAAAAGAAACATTAGAAGAGTCAAAAATGAGATTTCTTGATTCATTTGAAGATACTTTTGATTATAGAAGTTCTTATGATAATGCTCCTGATGGGTTTGATAGACAAGCTAATATTGATGAATTTTATGGATATATAAGAGATTATTTTATACAGCATCCTCATCTAGGATTAGAAGATTTTTTAAATGAAATTGCTTTAGAGTCTGAAAATAGTGAATTTAGTGATGATATGGTTTCAATGATGAGTATTCATGCTTCAAAAGGTTTAGAATATAAACATCTATTTATAATTGGTTTAGAAGAAGGATTTTTCCCAATTATTGGAGATGGTAGTGATATTGAAGAAGAGAGAAGATTGGGTTATGTTGCAATTACACGAGCAATGGATAATCTTACAATGTCTTTTGTACATTCAAGATTTTATAAAGGTAAGAGAGCATCTTTATCAAAAAGTAGATTTTTAAGTGAGTCTGGACTTATTAAAGGTTCACTAACTATTGAAAAAAATTCAACTTATAAAAAAGGTGATTTAGTAAAACATAAAATATTTGGAATGGGTAGAGTACAAAAAGCAGTAAAAGCTGGTAAGGATTATAAACTTACAATTAATTTTAGTGGACAAAGAAGGGATATTTTATCTTCCTTTATTGAAAAAATGTAA
- the truB gene encoding tRNA pseudouridine(55) synthase TruB — translation MQKRLYNKEPLNKLLVVKKPMYISSNSYLNKIKRKYKNKKAGFSGTLDPFACGCLIVAFGQYTKLFKYLNKTPKKYKAVLWLGVTSYSEDIENIIDIKDEKTLDIIRIENEIEKLKGDIEYLPPKYSAKKINGKRAYELARAGIEVEMKKQIMSISDIKLLSYNHPFITFEATVSEGSYIRSLAQILAKNLNVVGTLSYLERLNEGKFFFENEKDLNPIEYLNLQENIFLADKSLLDDGKKISIENLENKNDGKYIIVFEDFFSIIQISDKEVSYILNKVTI, via the coding sequence ATGCAGAAAAGACTTTACAATAAAGAACCTTTAAATAAATTATTGGTAGTAAAAAAGCCAATGTATATTAGTTCAAACTCTTATTTGAATAAAATAAAAAGAAAATATAAAAATAAAAAAGCAGGATTTAGCGGAACTTTGGATCCTTTTGCCTGTGGATGTTTGATTGTAGCTTTTGGACAATATACTAAATTATTTAAATATTTAAATAAAACACCTAAAAAATATAAAGCTGTTTTGTGGCTTGGAGTTACTTCTTACTCTGAAGATATTGAAAATATTATTGATATAAAAGATGAAAAAACACTTGATATAATAAGAATAGAAAATGAAATAGAAAAATTAAAAGGTGATATTGAATATTTACCACCAAAATATAGTGCGAAAAAAATTAATGGCAAAAGAGCATATGAATTAGCAAGAGCAGGTATTGAAGTAGAAATGAAAAAACAGATTATGAGTATAAGTGATATAAAATTACTTTCATATAATCATCCTTTCATAACATTTGAAGCAACAGTTAGTGAAGGTTCATATATAAGAAGCCTAGCTCAAATTTTAGCAAAAAATCTGAATGTGGTTGGCACTTTATCTTATTTGGAAAGATTAAATGAAGGAAAATTCTTTTTTGAAAATGAAAAAGATTTAAATCCAATTGAGTATTTAAATTTACAAGAAAATATATTTTTAGCAGATAAATCATTATTAGATGATGGGAAAAAAATTTCAATTGAAAATTTAGAAAATAAAAATGATGGAAAATATATAATTGTTTTTGAAGATTTCTTTAGTATAATCCAAATTTCAGACAAAGAAGTTTCATATATTTTAAATAAGGTAACAATATAG
- a CDS encoding 4-(cytidine 5'-diphospho)-2-C-methyl-D-erythritol kinase codes for MQVSMKSYAKVNIFLKIAGKRDNYHEIVSRFVRVKNLYDEISFTPNNDTNEFNLIGNFGCKVEDNSIYKAFLELRKYCPKIDAFFRVYNIEVKKNIPEFAGLGGGSSNAASFLILANKHFNLYFKKNKLAKIGAKIGADVPFFIYEYDSANVTGIGEIVEEFKEESLNIEVVTPSDIKCHTGKIFNCFRDEFYKEITKDESKELLLMKSKDILNKLSIEQSNDLYMPAVTQYPALKEYAKKNWYFSGSGSSFFKVL; via the coding sequence ATGCAAGTAAGTATGAAATCTTATGCAAAAGTAAATATTTTTTTAAAAATTGCTGGAAAAAGAGATAATTATCATGAAATCGTATCTCGTTTTGTAAGAGTAAAAAATTTATATGATGAAATATCTTTTACCCCAAATAATGATACAAATGAGTTTAATCTTATTGGAAATTTTGGATGTAAAGTGGAAGATAACTCTATTTATAAGGCTTTTTTAGAATTAAGAAAATATTGTCCTAAAATTGATGCTTTTTTTAGAGTATATAATATAGAAGTTAAAAAAAATATTCCTGAATTTGCAGGATTAGGTGGAGGTAGTTCAAATGCAGCTTCTTTCTTAATCTTAGCAAATAAACATTTTAATTTATATTTTAAAAAAAATAAATTAGCTAAAATTGGCGCTAAAATTGGTGCAGATGTACCTTTTTTTATTTATGAATATGATAGTGCAAATGTGACAGGAATTGGTGAAATTGTTGAAGAATTTAAAGAAGAATCTTTAAATATTGAAGTAGTGACACCTAGTGATATAAAATGTCATACAGGAAAAATTTTTAATTGTTTTCGAGATGAATTTTATAAAGAGATTACAAAAGATGAAAGTAAAGAACTTTTATTAATGAAAAGCAAAGATATATTGAATAAACTATCTATTGAACAATCTAATGACTTGTATATGCCAGCTGTGACACAATATCCAGCATTAAAAGAATATGCAAAGAAAAATTGGTATTTTAGTGGAAGTGGAAGTTCATTCTTTAAGGTATTATAA
- the smpB gene encoding SsrA-binding protein SmpB: MAKEKNKDLIFKNRKAFHDFFILDTYEAGIALEGSEVKAIREGRVNLKDSFVRIIKGEIFLLNAHISHLSTAHSTYRPDERRSRKLLLHKNEIEKIFSKVTKNGLTTVALKMYFNSKNMVKVQIATAQGKKLHDKREDLKQKSMQRETQQALKNWK; the protein is encoded by the coding sequence ATGGCAAAAGAGAAAAATAAAGATTTAATTTTTAAAAATAGAAAAGCATTTCATGATTTTTTTATTTTAGATACATATGAAGCAGGTATTGCTTTAGAAGGTAGTGAAGTAAAAGCTATTAGAGAAGGTAGAGTAAATTTAAAAGATAGTTTTGTAAGAATTATAAAAGGTGAAATTTTTCTTTTGAATGCACATATTTCACATTTAAGCACTGCTCATAGTACATATAGACCTGATGAAAGAAGAAGTAGAAAATTATTACTTCACAAAAATGAGATTGAAAAGATTTTCTCTAAAGTGACAAAAAATGGGCTAACTACAGTAGCACTTAAAATGTATTTTAATTCTAAAAATATGGTTAAAGTGCAAATCGCTACTGCTCAAGGTAAAAAGCTTCATGACAAAAGAGAAGATTTAAAACAAAAAAGTATGCAAAGAGAAACACAGCAAGCATTAAAAAATTGGAAATAA
- the ccoN gene encoding cytochrome-c oxidase, cbb3-type subunit I — protein MQNGARIEYDYSVAKAFTFATILFGIIGMTIGVILAFQLAFPSLNNLAGEYGTFSRLRPLHTNGVAFGFTLSGIFATWYYVGQRVLKVSLKESPFLMTIAKLHFVLYFVTILLAVVTLFMGITTSKEYAELEWPLDILVVLWWVLWGISIFGLIGIRRERTLYISVWYYIAAFIAIAMLYLFNNMEVPTYFVSGGIGSWIHSVSMYSGTNDALVQWWYGHNAVAFVFTVPIIAMIYYFLPKESGQNVYSYKLSILAFWGLLFVYLWAGGHHLIYSTVPDWMQTMGSVMSVVLILPSWGSAINMLLTMKGEWQQLQTNTLIKFMILASTFYMLSTIEGPIQSIKSVNAIAHFTDWIPGHVHDGVLGWVVFMVMAALYHMAPRMYGREIYSKSLMDTQFWLQTTGIVLYFTSMWIAGITQGMMWRAYDEYGSLVYSFIDTVTVLHPYYTIRAVGGLLYLIGFFMFSYNMYKTATSGRILDKEPVNASPVAA, from the coding sequence ATGCAAAACGGTGCAAGAATTGAGTATGATTACTCAGTTGCAAAAGCCTTTACATTTGCAACAATTTTGTTTGGTATCATTGGTATGACAATCGGTGTTATATTAGCTTTTCAATTAGCATTCCCTAGCTTAAATAATTTAGCTGGAGAATATGGTACTTTTAGTAGATTGAGACCATTACACACTAATGGTGTTGCATTTGGGTTTACACTAAGTGGTATTTTTGCTACATGGTATTATGTTGGTCAAAGAGTTTTAAAAGTTTCTTTAAAAGAATCTCCATTCTTAATGACTATTGCAAAATTACATTTTGTGTTATATTTCGTAACTATTCTTTTAGCAGTTGTAACTTTATTTATGGGTATTACAACTTCAAAAGAGTATGCTGAATTAGAGTGGCCACTAGATATTTTAGTTGTATTATGGTGGGTTCTTTGGGGTATTTCTATTTTTGGACTTATTGGTATAAGAAGAGAAAGAACACTTTATATTTCAGTTTGGTATTATATTGCAGCATTTATTGCTATTGCAATGTTATATTTATTTAATAATATGGAAGTTCCAACATACTTTGTTTCTGGTGGAATTGGTTCATGGATTCATTCAGTTTCTATGTATTCTGGAACAAATGATGCATTAGTACAATGGTGGTATGGACATAATGCTGTTGCATTCGTATTTACTGTTCCTATTATTGCAATGATTTATTATTTCTTACCAAAAGAATCTGGACAAAATGTTTATTCATATAAACTATCTATTCTAGCATTCTGGGGATTATTATTTGTTTATTTATGGGCTGGTGGACACCACCTTATTTATTCGACTGTTCCAGATTGGATGCAAACAATGGGTTCTGTAATGTCAGTTGTTCTTATTTTACCATCGTGGGGATCTGCAATTAATATGCTTTTAACTATGAAAGGTGAGTGGCAACAATTACAAACAAATACATTAATTAAATTTATGATTCTTGCTTCAACGTTCTATATGTTATCAACAATTGAAGGTCCAATTCAATCTATTAAATCTGTTAATGCAATTGCGCACTTTACAGACTGGATTCCGGGACACGTTCACGATGGTGTATTAGGATGGGTTGTATTTATGGTAATGGCAGCATTATACCATATGGCACCAAGAATGTATGGAAGAGAAATCTATTCTAAATCATTGATGGATACTCAATTCTGGTTACAAACAACTGGTATTGTTTTATATTTTACTTCAATGTGGATTGCAGGTATTACACAAGGTATGATGTGGAGAGCTTATGATGAATATGGATCATTAGTTTATTCTTTCATTGATACTGTAACTGTATTACATCCATATTATACAATTAGAGCTGTTGGTGGGTTGTTATACCTAATTGGATTCTTTATGTTTTCATACAATATGTATAAAACAGCAACATCAGGTAGAATACTTGATAAAGAACCAGTAAATGCTTCACCAGTAGCAGCTTAA
- the ccoO gene encoding cytochrome-c oxidase, cbb3-type subunit II produces the protein MFHWLEQRPFFFAVFVFIFVAFAGIIEVIPDFAKQSRPTVGTKPYTVLELAGRNVYIKDSCNACHSQLIRPFKSETDRYGMYSLSGEYVYDRPFLWGSKRTGPDLHRVGNYRSTDWHENHMLDPKSVVPGSIMPAYPHMFTNIADLDSAYAEALTVKKVFNTPYDEDLNGDGKIDVKLGDYDSAIATAKEQAQAIANNMKNQKVKDAVANGQVPEIVALIAYLNSLK, from the coding sequence ATGTTTCATTGGTTAGAACAAAGACCGTTTTTCTTTGCGGTATTCGTATTTATTTTTGTTGCATTTGCAGGTATTATTGAAGTAATCCCTGATTTTGCGAAACAAAGTAGACCAACAGTTGGTACTAAACCTTATACTGTATTAGAGTTAGCAGGAAGAAATGTTTATATTAAAGATTCATGTAATGCTTGCCACTCTCAATTAATTAGACCATTTAAATCAGAAACTGATAGATATGGTATGTATTCATTATCTGGTGAGTATGTATATGATAGACCTTTCTTATGGGGTTCAAAAAGAACTGGACCAGATTTACATAGAGTTGGTAACTACAGAAGTACAGATTGGCATGAAAATCACATGTTAGATCCTAAATCTGTTGTTCCTGGTTCAATTATGCCAGCTTATCCTCATATGTTTACTAATATTGCAGATTTAGATTCAGCATATGCAGAAGCTTTAACTGTTAAAAAAGTATTTAATACTCCATATGATGAAGATTTAAATGGAGATGGAAAAATAGATGTTAAATTAGGTGATTATGATTCTGCTATTGCTACTGCTAAAGAACAAGCACAAGCTATTGCAAATAACATGAAAAACCAAAAAGTGAAAGACGCCGTAGCAAACGGTCAAGTTCCTGAGATTGTTGCATTAATTGCATATTTAAATTCTTTAAAATAA
- a CDS encoding CcoQ/FixQ family Cbb3-type cytochrome c oxidase assembly chaperone, with amino-acid sequence MDYDTLLNLQGYLKFFLILFVFVVFYSYAYSIYKRDKKGERNYEKYSDLVHDDSIKSSPLEKRKKDKEINEKESIK; translated from the coding sequence ATGGATTACGATACTTTATTGAATCTTCAAGGTTATTTGAAGTTCTTTTTGATACTTTTTGTATTTGTTGTTTTTTACTCATACGCTTACTCTATATATAAAAGAGATAAGAAAGGGGAAAGAAATTACGAAAAATACTCTGATCTTGTACATGATGATTCTATAAAGTCTAGTCCTCTTGAAAAAAGAAAAAAAGACAAAGAGATAAACGAGAAGGAGAGTATCAAATGA
- a CDS encoding c-type cytochrome: MKSMVIGGIILIVALIAGTYFIAGDAFNSDDYINSLTMLGAIAIITITVFVALKYVNQIKNDTASGELKEDNWDGIGEYGNPIPTGWGLAFIGAIVWMFWYWGFGYPTNGFSQIGQWNEETIEYNKKFASKWENPSKDTLTAMGESIFLVQCAPCHGVDAEGIEGKAQNLTHRISKDSVKYVIKNGANNFTEKYPGGMPPMMLTDEADIDAVATYVAGGFKGEQPTAYGVCAGCHGADGKGIAYVAPSIIDYSDDLVQTVLSNGKKGHIGKMPSFKGRLNATQEKALATYIRSLGE; encoded by the coding sequence ATGAAATCTATGGTTATAGGTGGAATTATTCTTATTGTCGCTTTAATAGCAGGAACTTACTTTATTGCAGGTGATGCTTTTAACAGTGATGATTATATTAATAGTTTAACAATGTTAGGTGCTATAGCTATTATTACTATTACAGTATTTGTAGCCCTTAAATATGTTAATCAAATAAAAAATGACACAGCAAGTGGAGAGTTAAAAGAAGACAATTGGGATGGTATTGGTGAGTATGGAAATCCAATTCCAACTGGTTGGGGATTAGCTTTTATCGGAGCAATTGTTTGGATGTTTTGGTATTGGGGATTTGGTTATCCAACAAATGGATTTTCTCAAATTGGTCAATGGAATGAAGAAACAATTGAATATAATAAAAAGTTTGCTTCAAAATGGGAAAACCCAAGTAAAGATACTTTAACTGCAATGGGTGAATCAATATTTTTAGTTCAATGTGCTCCTTGTCATGGAGTTGATGCTGAAGGTATTGAAGGTAAAGCACAAAATTTAACACACAGAATTTCAAAAGATTCTGTTAAATATGTGATTAAAAATGGTGCAAATAACTTCACAGAAAAATATCCAGGTGGTATGCCTCCTATGATGTTAACAGATGAAGCAGATATTGATGCAGTAGCTACTTATGTTGCAGGCGGATTTAAAGGTGAACAACCTACTGCATATGGTGTTTGTGCAGGATGTCATGGTGCAGATGGAAAAGGTATTGCTTATGTTGCTCCAAGCATTATTGATTATAGTGATGATTTAGTTCAAACTGTACTTAGTAATGGTAAAAAAGGACATATTGGTAAAATGCCAAGTTTCAAAGGTAGATTAAATGCAACACAAGAAAAAGCATTAGCTACATATATTAGAAGTTTAGGAGAGTAA
- a CDS encoding DUF4006 family protein, giving the protein MAGNTQMNENERGLFSLLHGITGMLIATVLLLTILGVLTYNAIMVQQNESTNFYKINQELNGLKANSPDNHKQYELVGKK; this is encoded by the coding sequence ATGGCTGGGAATACTCAAATGAATGAAAATGAAAGAGGATTATTTTCTCTTCTTCATGGGATTACAGGTATGTTAATAGCTACAGTATTATTACTAACTATTTTAGGTGTATTAACATATAATGCAATCATGGTTCAACAAAATGAGTCGACTAATTTTTATAAAATTAATCAAGAATTAAATGGGTTAAAAGCAAATAGTCCAGATAATCATAAACAATATGAATTAGTTGGAAAAAAATAA